AAAAATCCTGCCGGCGGTGCCCAGTCCCCTTGTTGGCATCGTTGTTTCCACCATCTTTGCCCAAGCAGCCTTTGGCGGCGCTGTCGAGACGATCGGCGCCAAGTTTGGAGAACTCTCCGCCGGGTGGCCCGCTTTCCAATGGCCCGCCTTCAACCTGGAGAAGGCCCAGCAGATGCTGGGGCCGGCGCTGACCATCGCCGCTCTGGGCAGCATCGAGTCGCTGCTCTCTTGCGTCGTCGCCGACGGTATGACAGGCAAGCGCCACGACAGCAACCGCGAGTTGATCGGTCAGGGAATCGCCAACCTGATCGTGCCCTTTTTCGGCGGCATCCCGGCGACCGGCGCCATCGCCCGGACAGCGACGAACATCCGCAGCGGCGGCGGCACGCCGATAGCGGCGTTGGTCCATTCGTTGACCGTATTCCTGCTCGTGCTGCTTTTCGCCCCCTTCGTCTCCCAGGTTCCCCTGGTCAGCATGTCGCCGATTTTGATGCGTGTCGCCTGGAACATGAGCGATCGCCGCGAGTTCGCGCACCTGCTGCGAACCACCCGCAGCGACGCCATAGTGCTGCTCGTTACCTTTGGGATGACGGTCGTTTTCGACCTGACCGTCGCCGTCGGCGCCGGGATGGTCATTGCCGCCGCCGTCTTTATCAACAACATGAGCCAGTCCTTGGCGGTCCAGAAGGTCCTCCCCGACCCGCAGCAGGGGGAGAAACTGGCGCCGGAAGCGGTGACGCCCATCCATGACTGCCCCCATATCGCCATCTACACCATCGACGGGGCGCTCTTTTTTGGGGCGGCTTCCCTTTTTGAGAAAACGCTCAGTGAGTGCATCAACGCGCGGCCCAAGGTGCTCATCCTGCGCATGGGACATGTGCCCATGATGGACGCCACCGGCGAGATGGTCTTTGAGGAGATCGTCCGGGCTTTCCGCAAGCGCGGCGGTATCGTCCTCGTCACCGGCTTGAAGCCGCAGCCGGAAGCACTGCTGCGCACATCGGGCCTTTATGATCAGATCGGAGAGGCCCATGTTTTCCAGCGTACAGGACAGGCGATCACTTTCGCCTTGACCCGCATCGGCCTGCAACGCTGCGCCGGCTGTCCCCACCAGGCTTTTCACGAATGCGAGGAACGATCAACGGCGTCTATGGTTGGATCAAACAAGGGGGTAAGCAAGCCTGAGCGACTAGTGCCGGAGCCGGGGCGGCAGTCTTAAACCCGGCATTTAGGAATGGCGCCGGCTCGCCAGCGCCTTGTATTGCTTCCGTGCAGGATAAAAGAGAAATGAAATCGCACTTGTGCATGTTGACAGTTATAACATGCATGTGGTTATAATTACATATGTCGAATTGGCTCGAAACAGAGGTTTTGCACGAAGAACTTCTCCCCGTTTTTTCTTGGTCGTAATCTTGGTCGTGAGATTGGGTGATAGAGAAAGGGGGCAACGGCGCTCTGAAAATGAGTAAATACTCATTTCCGGGGCGTTTTTTGTTTTCTCGAAGTAACAAGCGTGAGGTGGGACGTCCTTGCAGTGGAAAAAACACAAGACCTGGCTTATCCAGACGGGCATCCTGGCCGGCGCCCTGGCCGGGGCGTTGCTGGTGGGGGCACTGTTCCTCGTTCTCGCCAAATCAGACCCTTTGACAGCGTACGGCGTCCTTTTTTCCGGTCCCTTCAGCAGCCAGTTCGGCTTTACGGAGACCCTGGTCCGGGCGACGCCGCTGCTGCTGGTCGGCCTCGGCATTATCATCTCTTTCCGTAGCGGCATCATCAACATCGGCGGTGAGGGGCAGATCCTGATGGGCGCCGTCGCAGCGGCGGCTGTCGCCCTGGCCCTGCCCGGTGTGCCCGCGCTGATCGCCCTGCCCCTGGTCTTTCTCAGCGGCGCCCTGGCCGGCGCTTTCTGGGGGGGAATCGCCGGCTGGCTGAAAGCGCGGTTGCAGGTGAATGAAATCCTCAGCACAGTCATGTTGAACCAAATCGCGGCGCAGATTTACCTCTTTTTGATCCGGGGCTTTCTCATCGATCCCCAGGAGGTGGCCTACGGGACGGGCGTACCCCAGACGGCATTGCTCCCCGACGGGCTCTGGCTGGAGCGGCTCATCCCCGGCAGCCGCCTGCATACAGGCTTCCTGCTCGCCGTCGCCCTCGCGGTCGTCGTCTACATATTCCTCTGGAAAACGCCCATCGGCTTTCGCCTGCGGGC
The nucleotide sequence above comes from Heliomicrobium undosum. Encoded proteins:
- a CDS encoding SulP family inorganic anion transporter encodes the protein MRWDGPSLFEAVKKRLIAGRMAGYSQEQLQKDIVAGITVGLVAIPLALAFAIASGVKPEQGIYTAVVAGALIALFGGSHVQIGGPTGAFVPLLFSIVVTYGYENLMIAGAMAGLILIFMGMTRMGALIKFIPRPVTVGFTAGIAVIIFFGQIDTFLGLQGVVKHKEFLDNVAELGRHLDTVQWQSISVALVCLICLLYSPKILPAVPSPLVGIVVSTIFAQAAFGGAVETIGAKFGELSAGWPAFQWPAFNLEKAQQMLGPALTIAALGSIESLLSCVVADGMTGKRHDSNRELIGQGIANLIVPFFGGIPATGAIARTATNIRSGGGTPIAALVHSLTVFLLVLLFAPFVSQVPLVSMSPILMRVAWNMSDRREFAHLLRTTRSDAIVLLVTFGMTVVFDLTVAVGAGMVIAAAVFINNMSQSLAVQKVLPDPQQGEKLAPEAVTPIHDCPHIAIYTIDGALFFGAASLFEKTLSECINARPKVLILRMGHVPMMDATGEMVFEEIVRAFRKRGGIVLVTGLKPQPEALLRTSGLYDQIGEAHVFQRTGQAITFALTRIGLQRCAGCPHQAFHECEERSTASMVGSNKGVSKPERLVPEPGRQS
- a CDS encoding ABC transporter permease, producing MQWKKHKTWLIQTGILAGALAGALLVGALFLVLAKSDPLTAYGVLFSGPFSSQFGFTETLVRATPLLLVGLGIIISFRSGIINIGGEGQILMGAVAAAAVALALPGVPALIALPLVFLSGALAGAFWGGIAGWLKARLQVNEILSTVMLNQIAAQIYLFLIRGFLIDPQEVAYGTGVPQTALLPDGLWLERLIPGSRLHTGFLLAVALAVVVYIFLWKTPIGFRLRAVGAGPEASRYAGISVSLYTVLAMALAGGMAGMAGAVEVAGLHHRALEDISAGYGFSGIVAALFGRLHPIGAIPASILMGALILGADMMQRAVNVPAAIVIAIQGLIILFVVSSDILLRKPEYLNRLKKRFFPMKGGAQSNG